A part of Quatrionicoccus australiensis genomic DNA contains:
- a CDS encoding Crp/Fnr family transcriptional regulator codes for MAANPRINIEALLSHLPLFNGLAPEEIARIAASARESQAAKGDILFHKGDPCTGFHLLVYGQIKLAFTSSQGNEKVVEIISQGQSFGEAIMFMDKPYIVFAQALSDSLLLHIPKAVIYAELERDPRLCRKMLAGMAVRLHQLMNDVESYSLRSGKQRIIGYLLRDIPEDATADNDIAVTLPTSKGIIASRLNLTQEHFSRILHELSELGLIVVKGRKICIPDVAGLRAHDS; via the coding sequence ATGGCAGCCAATCCGCGTATCAACATCGAGGCCCTTCTTTCCCACCTGCCACTGTTCAACGGCCTGGCGCCGGAGGAAATTGCCCGCATTGCCGCCTCCGCGCGCGAAAGCCAGGCGGCAAAGGGCGACATCCTGTTTCACAAGGGCGACCCCTGCACCGGCTTTCACCTGCTGGTCTACGGCCAGATCAAACTGGCTTTCACTTCGTCGCAAGGCAACGAGAAGGTCGTCGAAATCATCAGCCAGGGACAAAGCTTCGGCGAAGCCATCATGTTCATGGACAAGCCCTACATCGTCTTCGCCCAGGCCCTCAGCGACTCGCTGCTGCTGCACATCCCCAAAGCCGTGATCTACGCCGAACTGGAGCGCGACCCCCGCCTCTGCCGCAAGATGCTGGCCGGCATGGCGGTGCGCCTGCACCAGTTGATGAACGACGTCGAATCCTATTCCCTGCGTTCCGGCAAGCAGCGCATCATCGGCTACCTGCTGCGCGACATTCCGGAAGATGCAACGGCAGATAACGACATTGCCGTCACCCTGCCGACCAGCAAGGGCATCATCGCCTCCCGCCTGAACCTCACCCAGGAACACTTTTCCCGCATCCTGCATGAACTGAGCGAACTCGGGCTGATTGTCGTCAAGGGACGCAAGATCTGCATTCCCGATGTCGCTGGCTTGCGGGCACACGATAGTTGA
- a CDS encoding IS1182 family transposase gives MLKPAYPAQTELEMVTLEQLVPKDHLLRLLDQHIRFDFIREATQHLYCENNGRPAIDPVVLFKMLFIGYLFGIRSERRLVKEIEVNVAYRWFLGFRLTDKVPDASTLSQNRRRRFVGTDIEQRIFDGIVEQAIEHKLIGGRVLYTDSTHLKANANKRHFEVHQVEQTPAAYLAELDAAIEADRAAAGKKPLKRDDDDSTPPLKEVKVSTVDPDAGFMARDNKPTGFFYLDHRTVDGVHALIVDTHVTPGNVHDSQPYLARLDRVMERFDLAVGAVGLDAGYFTPQVCKGILERALFGVMGYKRPTHRDGYFYKRDYLYDAVQDCYRCPAGEVLPYRTTNRLGYREYASNPARCADCGVRGQCTQSRNHQKLVTRHLWEGFKEAINANRLSDLGKRLYARRKETVERSFADAKELHGHRYARFRGLAKVQAQCLLSAACQNMKKMALLLARKAAALLAKILGQALFAADFARNYLPMALHHENSRIRLVSA, from the coding sequence ATGCTCAAGCCTGCCTACCCTGCCCAAACGGAACTGGAGATGGTGACGTTGGAGCAATTGGTCCCGAAAGACCACTTGCTCCGGCTGCTCGACCAGCACATCCGGTTTGATTTCATTCGTGAAGCGACCCAGCACCTGTATTGCGAGAACAATGGCCGACCGGCGATTGATCCGGTGGTGTTGTTCAAGATGCTGTTCATTGGCTACCTGTTCGGGATTCGCTCCGAGCGACGGCTGGTGAAGGAAATCGAGGTCAATGTGGCTTACCGCTGGTTTCTCGGCTTTCGGCTGACGGACAAAGTGCCGGATGCCTCGACGCTGTCGCAGAATCGGCGTCGCCGCTTTGTCGGGACGGACATTGAGCAACGCATCTTTGACGGGATTGTCGAGCAAGCCATTGAGCACAAGCTGATTGGCGGGCGGGTGCTTTACACGGACAGCACGCATCTGAAGGCGAATGCCAACAAACGGCACTTCGAGGTGCATCAGGTCGAGCAAACGCCGGCGGCCTATTTGGCCGAGCTGGATGCAGCCATCGAAGCGGATCGTGCCGCCGCGGGCAAGAAGCCGCTCAAGCGTGATGACGATGATTCGACACCGCCACTGAAGGAGGTCAAGGTCAGCACGGTCGATCCCGACGCAGGTTTCATGGCCCGCGACAACAAGCCGACCGGCTTCTTCTATCTGGATCACCGGACTGTCGATGGCGTGCATGCCCTGATCGTCGATACCCATGTCACGCCGGGCAATGTCCATGACAGCCAGCCCTATCTGGCCCGCCTGGACCGGGTCATGGAGCGCTTTGATCTGGCCGTGGGCGCCGTCGGGCTCGATGCCGGGTATTTCACCCCGCAAGTCTGCAAGGGCATTCTCGAGCGGGCACTGTTCGGGGTGATGGGCTACAAGCGACCCACACACCGCGATGGCTATTTCTACAAGCGGGACTATCTCTACGATGCGGTCCAGGACTGCTACCGCTGCCCGGCCGGGGAGGTTCTGCCGTACCGGACGACCAACCGGCTGGGCTATCGGGAATATGCCTCGAATCCCGCCCGTTGCGCTGATTGTGGCGTGCGCGGGCAGTGCACGCAGAGCCGGAATCATCAGAAGCTCGTGACCCGGCATCTCTGGGAAGGTTTCAAGGAAGCGATCAACGCCAATCGCCTGAGCGACCTGGGCAAACGGCTGTACGCCCGGCGCAAGGAAACAGTGGAGCGCAGCTTTGCCGATGCCAAGGAGTTGCACGGCCACCGTTACGCCCGCTTCCGCGGCTTGGCCAAGGTGCAAGCGCAGTGCCTGCTCTCGGCGGCCTGTCAGAACATGAAGAAGATGGCCCTGTTGCTGGCCCGCAAGGCGGCAGCCTTATTGGCCAAAATCCTCGGGCAGGCCCTGTTTGCGGCCGACTTCGCCCGCAATTACCTGCCGATGGCGCTCCACCACGAGAATTCCAGAATCCGCCTTGTTTCGGCCTGA